In bacterium, a single window of DNA contains:
- a CDS encoding sigma-54-dependent Fis family transcriptional regulator, with protein MAQVLIVDDDAVSCRLLAEVLQGDGVQVAWESEPTAALALARRRHFDLAILDMRMPQMNGLALMQGLRADTPELPVMIMTGFGSMDSAVEALNLGAIDYVSKPMNVEEIRAAVRRALARPADAAAAAGAAEPATGMVGRTPAMVEVYTTIARVAPGMSTVLVLGESGTGKELAARAIHRHSPRRERPFVAVDCTALTESLLESELFGHVRGAFTGAVQDAPGLFLEADGGTIFLDEIGDITLPLQAKLLRVLQERQVRPVGGTQWRAVDVRIVAATNRDLAAAVAAGRFREDLFYRLNVVTLRLPPLRERRDDIPLLVDHLVHRAAAQCGKPVGGVSAAALAALGAYDWPGNVRELAHVLERSVALARGSVLDVDDLPSALHGRAPAPAADLTADLPTLEELKRRYIQHVVDLHAGNVSRAAAVLGIERRSLYRMLRRYEIAHRVTEE; from the coding sequence ATGGCGCAGGTGCTGATCGTCGACGACGACGCCGTCTCGTGCCGGCTGCTGGCCGAGGTGCTGCAGGGCGACGGCGTGCAGGTGGCGTGGGAGAGCGAGCCCACCGCCGCCCTGGCGCTCGCCCGCCGGCGGCACTTCGACCTCGCGATCCTCGACATGCGCATGCCGCAGATGAACGGCCTGGCGCTGATGCAGGGGCTGCGCGCCGACACGCCCGAGCTGCCGGTGATGATCATGACCGGGTTCGGCTCGATGGACAGCGCCGTCGAGGCGCTCAACCTCGGCGCCATCGACTACGTCAGCAAGCCGATGAACGTCGAGGAGATCCGCGCCGCGGTGCGCCGCGCGCTGGCGCGACCGGCCGACGCGGCCGCGGCCGCGGGCGCCGCCGAGCCGGCCACGGGCATGGTCGGCCGCACGCCGGCGATGGTCGAGGTCTACACCACCATCGCGCGCGTCGCGCCCGGGATGAGCACGGTCCTGGTGCTGGGCGAGAGCGGCACCGGCAAGGAGCTGGCGGCGCGCGCCATCCATCGCCACAGCCCGCGCCGCGAGCGCCCCTTCGTCGCCGTCGACTGCACCGCGCTCACCGAGTCGCTGCTCGAGAGCGAGCTCTTCGGCCACGTGCGCGGCGCCTTCACCGGCGCCGTGCAGGACGCGCCCGGGCTGTTCCTCGAGGCCGACGGCGGCACCATCTTCCTCGACGAGATCGGCGACATCACGCTGCCACTGCAGGCTAAGCTGCTGCGGGTGCTGCAGGAGCGCCAGGTGCGGCCGGTCGGCGGCACGCAGTGGCGGGCGGTCGACGTGCGCATCGTCGCCGCCACCAACCGCGACCTGGCGGCGGCGGTGGCGGCGGGCCGCTTCCGCGAGGACCTGTTCTACCGCCTCAACGTCGTCACCCTGCGCCTGCCGCCGCTGCGCGAACGGCGCGACGACATCCCGCTGCTCGTCGACCACCTCGTCCACCGCGCCGCCGCCCAGTGCGGCAAGCCGGTGGGCGGCGTGTCCGCCGCCGCGCTGGCGGCCCTCGGCGCCTACGACTGGCCGGGCAACGTGCGCGAGCTGGCGCACGTCCTCGAACGCAGCGTGGCGCTGGCGCGCGGCTCGGTGCTCGACGTCGACGATCTGCCGAGCGCACTGCACGGCCGGGCGCCGGCGCCGGCGGCCGATCTCACCGCCGATCTGCCGACGCTCGAGGAGCTGAAGCGCCGCTACATCCAACACGTCGTCGACCTGCACGCCGGCAACGTCAGTCGCGCCGCGGCCGTGCTCGGCATCGAGCGCCGCTCGCTGTACCGGATGCTGCGCCGCTACGAGATCGCCCATCGGGTCACCGAGGAGTGA
- a CDS encoding HAMP domain-containing histidine kinase, whose translation MRRSLYTHIIAIVVITVTAVLAVSQAVDSHLTTRAVQQDARERAELVLRTVSLLWTTTPPADLRGKLAAIVYGDREVDAIDILRLDGDSSEIEFTTRPEALDEAVALDAAQVRQLERGAEVTRPIPGEEGAGWRVSVPLSLDGAVRAAAQVELRSQEVSRLEQRILTIDAVVLLASIVLISGILTLFLSRRVGRPIGDLVGGLRALAGGNLSARLTARTDDEFQFVSEQFNNMAARLEALTTDLGAQVRRATADLAERNVELQTANDRLWAAQLELGRSDRMAALGQMAGTLAHGLGTPLNSVLGYVQLLRREPLAPGQGEKLGIIESQLQRMIEEMRGILDRTRDVPLRRAPLAVETVIADAIALVSSRAAGRRITLRATVPPGLPPVPAEAVGLRQVLLNLLTNAIDATPDGGTITVGAALLEGDGSRPRGVEIAVTDSGHGMSESERRQAFEPFYTTKAPGRGTGLGLVIVDHIVRAHGGTIAVDSAPGRGTTVRVRLPLEV comes from the coding sequence ATGCGCCGGTCGCTGTACACCCACATCATCGCCATCGTGGTCATCACCGTGACCGCGGTGCTGGCCGTGTCGCAGGCGGTGGACAGCCACCTGACGACGCGCGCCGTGCAGCAGGACGCGCGCGAGCGCGCCGAGCTGGTGCTGCGCACGGTCAGCCTGCTGTGGACGACCACGCCGCCGGCCGACCTGAGGGGCAAGCTGGCGGCGATCGTCTATGGCGACCGCGAGGTCGACGCGATCGACATCCTGCGCCTCGACGGCGACAGCTCGGAGATCGAATTCACCACCCGGCCCGAGGCGCTGGACGAGGCGGTCGCGCTCGACGCCGCGCAGGTGCGGCAGCTCGAGCGCGGCGCCGAGGTGACGCGGCCGATTCCCGGGGAGGAGGGGGCCGGCTGGCGGGTGAGCGTGCCGCTGTCGCTCGACGGCGCGGTGCGGGCGGCGGCCCAGGTCGAGCTGCGATCGCAGGAGGTGTCGCGGTTGGAGCAGCGCATCCTGACCATCGACGCCGTCGTGCTGCTGGCGTCGATCGTGCTCATCTCCGGCATCCTGACGCTCTTCCTGTCGCGGCGCGTCGGCCGGCCGATCGGCGACCTGGTCGGCGGCCTGCGCGCCCTCGCCGGCGGCAATCTCTCGGCGCGCCTGACGGCGCGCACCGACGACGAGTTCCAGTTCGTCAGCGAGCAGTTCAACAACATGGCGGCGCGGCTCGAGGCGCTGACCACCGACCTCGGCGCCCAGGTGCGGCGCGCCACCGCCGATCTGGCGGAGCGCAACGTCGAGCTGCAGACCGCCAATGACCGCCTGTGGGCGGCACAGCTCGAGCTCGGCCGCAGCGACCGCATGGCGGCGCTCGGACAGATGGCCGGCACCCTGGCGCACGGCCTGGGCACGCCCCTCAATTCCGTGCTCGGCTACGTGCAGTTGCTGCGGCGCGAGCCGCTCGCCCCCGGCCAGGGGGAGAAGCTGGGGATCATCGAATCGCAGTTGCAGCGGATGATCGAGGAGATGCGCGGCATCCTCGACCGCACCCGCGACGTGCCCCTGCGGCGGGCGCCGTTGGCGGTGGAGACGGTGATCGCGGACGCCATCGCGCTGGTCTCCAGCCGCGCCGCCGGACGCCGCATCACCCTGCGCGCCACCGTTCCGCCCGGGCTCCCCCCGGTCCCGGCGGAGGCGGTGGGCCTGCGCCAGGTGCTGCTCAACCTGCTGACCAACGCCATCGACGCGACGCCCGACGGCGGCACCATCACGGTCGGCGCCGCGCTGCTCGAGGGCGACGGGTCGCGGCCGCGCGGCGTCGAGATCGCGGTCACCGACAGCGGGCACGGCATGTCGGAGAGCGAGCGCCGGCAGGCCTTCGAGCCGTTCTACACCACCAAGGCGCCGGGGCGGGGGACCGGCCTCGGCCTGGTGATCGTCGATCACATCGTCCGCGCGCACGGCGGGACGATCGCGGTCGACAGCGCGCCCGGCCGCGGCACCACGGTGCGCGTGCGGCTGCCGCTGGAGGTCTGA
- a CDS encoding riboflavin synthase, with amino-acid sequence MFTGIVEEVGTVVEAADGALRIQAPFVLQDAKLGDSIAINGVDLTVAEMRGDTFFAHVMPETYRRSNLGRLRAGDRVNLERSLRPTDRLSGHIVRGVVEGQATVHSLTPEGDAIIARFTTPAELLRYMVVKGPVCIDGASLTIIDKTADCFAVSLVQYTQAHTTLLDKRPGDPVNIETDILARYVETLLASRA; translated from the coding sequence ATGTTCACCGGCATCGTCGAAGAGGTCGGCACGGTCGTCGAGGCGGCGGATGGCGCCCTGCGCATCCAGGCGCCGTTCGTCCTGCAGGACGCCAAGCTCGGCGATTCGATCGCCATCAACGGCGTCGACCTCACGGTCGCCGAGATGCGCGGCGACACCTTCTTCGCCCACGTCATGCCGGAGACCTACCGGCGCTCGAACCTCGGCCGGCTGCGCGCCGGCGATCGGGTGAACCTCGAACGCTCGCTGCGCCCAACCGATCGCCTGAGCGGCCACATCGTCCGCGGCGTGGTCGAGGGCCAGGCGACCGTCCATTCCCTCACCCCCGAGGGCGATGCCATCATCGCCCGCTTCACCACCCCAGCGGAGCTGCTGCGCTACATGGTGGTGAAGGGGCCGGTGTGCATCGACGGCGCCAGCCTGACGATCATCGACAAGACCGCCGACTGCTTCGCGGTGTCGCTGGTGCAGTACACGCAGGCGCACACCACGCTGCTCGACAAGCGGCCCGGCGACCCGGTCAACATCGAGACCGACATCCTGGCCCGCTACGTCGAGACCCTGCTGGCGAGCCGGGCGTAG
- a CDS encoding sodium:alanine symporter family protein, whose protein sequence is MQAELLGILTAVSDWVWGPPTLILLVGTGAYLTWRLRGLQLRMLWHALYLALIVRREADDEPGDISHFQALMTALAATVGTGNIAGVATAIATGGPGALFWMWVTGLVGMATKYAEAVLAVRYRRRDANGQMCGGPMYYLSEGLGLPWLGTLFAIFTALAGFGIGNMVQSNSVAHAAQETFGIAPWASGLVMAVATAIVILGGIRSIGRAASLLVPVMIIFYLAASLVALAIFADRLVPTVGLVLAQAFTPTAASGGFAGAAVMLTIRMGVARGVFSNESGLGSAPIAAAAAKTRYPVAQAMVSMTQTFIDTIVVCTMTGLVILVSGEWDSGATGSALTAQAFSRALPGSEGGIVVAVGLILFAYTTLLGWSYYGEKAVEYLIGERAIPWYRAAWCLLIVVGAVAHLDLVWTFADVMNGLMALPNLIGLLGLSGVVVSETRTYFAGRR, encoded by the coding sequence ATGCAAGCGGAGCTGCTCGGCATCCTCACCGCGGTCAGCGACTGGGTCTGGGGGCCGCCGACCCTGATCCTGCTGGTCGGCACCGGCGCCTACCTGACCTGGCGGCTGCGCGGCCTGCAACTGCGCATGCTCTGGCACGCCCTCTACCTGGCGCTGATCGTCCGCCGCGAGGCGGACGACGAGCCGGGCGACATCTCCCACTTCCAGGCCCTGATGACCGCCCTGGCCGCGACCGTCGGCACCGGCAACATCGCCGGCGTCGCCACCGCCATCGCCACCGGCGGACCGGGCGCGCTCTTCTGGATGTGGGTCACCGGCCTGGTCGGCATGGCGACCAAGTACGCCGAGGCGGTGCTGGCGGTGCGCTATCGCCGCCGCGACGCCAACGGCCAGATGTGCGGCGGGCCGATGTACTATCTGAGCGAAGGGCTCGGCCTGCCATGGCTGGGCACGCTGTTCGCGATCTTCACCGCCCTCGCCGGCTTCGGCATCGGCAACATGGTGCAGTCGAACTCCGTCGCCCACGCCGCCCAGGAGACCTTCGGCATCGCCCCGTGGGCCAGCGGCCTGGTGATGGCGGTCGCCACCGCCATCGTCATCCTCGGCGGCATCCGCTCGATCGGCCGCGCCGCCAGCCTGCTGGTGCCGGTGATGATCATCTTCTACCTCGCCGCCTCGCTGGTGGCGCTGGCGATCTTCGCCGACCGCCTGGTTCCCACCGTCGGCCTGGTCCTGGCGCAGGCGTTCACGCCGACCGCCGCCAGCGGCGGTTTCGCCGGCGCGGCGGTGATGCTGACCATCCGCATGGGCGTGGCGCGCGGCGTGTTCTCCAACGAATCGGGCCTGGGCAGCGCGCCGATCGCCGCCGCCGCCGCCAAGACCCGCTATCCGGTGGCGCAGGCGATGGTGTCGATGACCCAGACCTTCATCGACACCATCGTCGTCTGCACGATGACCGGCCTGGTCATCCTGGTCAGCGGCGAGTGGGACAGCGGCGCCACCGGCTCCGCCCTCACCGCGCAGGCGTTCAGTCGCGCGCTGCCGGGCAGCGAAGGCGGCATCGTCGTCGCCGTCGGCCTGATCCTCTTCGCCTACACGACGCTGCTCGGCTGGAGCTACTACGGCGAAAAGGCCGTCGAGTACCTGATCGGCGAACGCGCCATCCCCTGGTACCGCGCCGCCTGGTGCCTGCTCATCGTCGTCGGCGCCGTCGCCCACCTCGACCTGGTGTGGACGTTCGCCGACGTGATGAACGGCCTGATGGCGCTGCCCAACCTGATCGGGCTGCTCGGCCTGTCGGGCGTCGTGGTGAGCGAGACCCGCACGTACTTCGCCGGACGGCGATGA
- a CDS encoding alpha/beta hydrolase: protein MDALLGPTSHYFYSQRLKLHYVDWGNPEKPPLLLIHGGRDHARNWDWVAQDLRRDFHIIAPDLRGHGDSQWAVGGSYAMVDYTLDVDQLLRALDIKRITIIGHSLGGSIALQYTGTYPERVEKVVAIEGLGPPPEMLREQPPAHQRMKVWIGEMRALARRHPHRYASLDEAVARMQEANPRLTPEQARHLTIYGSYRDEDGTYLWKFDNYVRASSPYLFNMIDAFDIWKQITCPVLLLRGTESWASDPELDGRAKAFRDYAFFNIEKAGHWVHHDQLAIFLRLVREFLGAR, encoded by the coding sequence ATGGACGCGCTGCTCGGCCCGACCTCGCACTACTTCTACTCGCAGCGGCTGAAGCTCCACTACGTCGACTGGGGCAATCCCGAGAAGCCGCCGCTGCTGCTGATCCACGGCGGCCGCGACCACGCCCGCAACTGGGACTGGGTGGCGCAGGACCTGCGGCGCGACTTCCACATCATCGCCCCCGACCTGCGCGGCCACGGCGACTCGCAGTGGGCGGTCGGCGGCAGCTACGCGATGGTCGACTACACGCTCGACGTCGACCAGCTCCTGCGCGCGCTCGACATCAAGCGGATCACCATCATCGGCCATTCGCTCGGCGGCTCGATCGCCCTGCAGTACACCGGGACGTACCCGGAGCGGGTGGAGAAGGTGGTGGCGATCGAGGGCCTCGGCCCGCCGCCCGAGATGCTGCGCGAGCAACCGCCGGCGCACCAGCGGATGAAGGTGTGGATCGGCGAGATGCGCGCCCTGGCGCGCCGCCACCCGCACCGCTACGCGAGCCTCGACGAGGCCGTGGCGCGCATGCAGGAGGCCAACCCGCGGCTGACGCCGGAGCAGGCGCGCCACCTGACCATCTACGGTTCCTACCGCGACGAGGACGGCACCTACCTGTGGAAGTTCGACAACTACGTCCGCGCCTCGTCGCCGTACCTCTTCAACATGATCGACGCCTTCGACATCTGGAAGCAGATCACCTGCCCGGTGCTGCTGCTGCGCGGCACCGAGTCGTGGGCCTCCGATCCCGAGCTGGACGGTCGCGCCAAGGCGTTCCGGGACTATGCCTTCTTCAACATCGAGAAGGCCGGCCACTGGGTGCACCACGACCAGCTCGCGATCTTCCTGCGGCTGGTGCGGGAGTTCCTGGGAGCGCGATGA
- a CDS encoding DNA-3-methyladenine glycosylase I: MRARSRCPWAGTEEGSDYIRYHDEEWGVPVHDERRLFELLILEGAQAGLSWSTILRKRAAYRAAFADFDCEAVARFGARDVRRLLADPGIVRNRLKIAAAIDNARATLAVRERAGSLDRYLWRFVDGRPAQNCWTSQRQVPAASDASRAMSAALRRDGFRFVGPTICYAFMQATGMVNDHLVDCFRHRQVSRLR; this comes from the coding sequence ATGCGCGCGCGCAGCCGCTGTCCCTGGGCCGGCACGGAGGAAGGGTCCGACTACATCCGCTACCACGACGAGGAGTGGGGCGTGCCGGTGCACGACGAGCGGCGGCTGTTCGAGCTCCTGATCCTCGAGGGCGCGCAGGCGGGTCTGAGCTGGTCGACGATCCTGCGCAAGCGCGCCGCCTACCGCGCCGCCTTCGCCGACTTCGACTGCGAGGCGGTGGCTCGCTTCGGCGCCCGCGACGTCCGTCGCCTGCTCGCCGACCCCGGCATCGTCCGCAACCGCCTGAAGATCGCCGCCGCCATCGACAACGCCCGCGCCACCCTGGCGGTGCGCGAGCGCGCGGGCAGCCTCGACCGCTACCTCTGGCGCTTCGTCGACGGCCGGCCGGCGCAGAACTGCTGGACGTCGCAGCGCCAGGTGCCCGCCGCCAGCGACGCGTCGCGCGCCATGAGCGCCGCCCTGCGCCGCGACGGGTTCCGCTTCGTCGGTCCGACGATCTGCTACGCCTTCATGCAGGCGACCGGCATGGTCAACGACCACCTGGTCGACTGCTTCCGCCACCGCCAGGTGTCCCGCCTGCGCTGA
- the xylB gene encoding xylulokinase gives MFLGLDLGTSAVKAALVDDQQRVIAQASAPLTVQRPRPLWAEQDPEAWWRATEQAVGGVRAAAAAPFATVRAIGLSGQMHGAVLLDAGDRVLRPAILWNDGRADAECGELERRAPRLRAVTGNLAMPGFTAPKLLWVATHEPACFRATARVLLPKDWLRLRLSGEHVAEMSDASGTLWLDVGARAWSAELLAASGLDERAMPRLVEGSEPSGRLRPALAAAWGLARDVVIAGGGGDNAAGAIGVGVVRPGDAFLSLGTSGVYFVAGDRFAPAPATAVHAFCHALPNTWHQMSVILSAASCLRWLAAACGGVDEATLLAEAEAAAGDPRLLFLPYLSGERTPHNDPHATGAFVGLTHATGRGDLARAVLEGVAFALADGQDALLASGTTIGSVSVIGGGARSRFWGRLLASALGRPLRYHPDGDIGPAFGAARLARLAADGEDPIAVCGAPPLAATVAPETALADALHARRRRFRDLYPALNPRQRTEP, from the coding sequence ATGTTTCTCGGCCTCGACCTCGGCACCTCCGCCGTCAAGGCGGCGCTGGTGGACGACCAGCAGCGGGTGATCGCGCAGGCGAGCGCGCCGCTGACGGTGCAGCGGCCACGCCCCCTGTGGGCGGAGCAGGATCCCGAGGCGTGGTGGCGGGCGACCGAGCAGGCGGTCGGCGGGGTGCGCGCCGCCGCCGCGGCGCCCTTCGCGACGGTGCGCGCCATCGGCCTCTCGGGGCAGATGCACGGCGCGGTGCTGCTCGACGCCGGCGACCGCGTGCTGCGGCCGGCGATCCTCTGGAACGACGGCCGCGCCGACGCCGAGTGCGGCGAGCTCGAACGGCGGGCGCCGCGCCTGCGCGCCGTCACCGGCAACCTCGCGATGCCGGGCTTCACCGCCCCCAAGCTGCTGTGGGTGGCGACGCACGAGCCGGCGTGCTTCCGCGCCACGGCGCGCGTGCTGCTGCCCAAGGACTGGCTGCGCCTGCGGCTGAGCGGCGAGCACGTCGCCGAGATGTCCGACGCCTCCGGGACGTTGTGGCTCGACGTCGGCGCGCGCGCCTGGTCGGCGGAGTTGCTCGCCGCCAGCGGCCTCGACGAGCGCGCGATGCCGCGCCTGGTCGAGGGCAGCGAGCCGTCGGGGCGGCTGCGCCCGGCGCTGGCCGCGGCGTGGGGACTGGCGCGCGACGTGGTGATCGCCGGCGGCGGCGGCGACAACGCCGCCGGCGCGATCGGCGTCGGCGTCGTCCGCCCCGGCGACGCGTTCCTCTCGCTCGGCACCTCCGGCGTCTACTTCGTCGCCGGCGACCGCTTCGCCCCCGCGCCCGCGACCGCGGTGCACGCCTTCTGCCACGCCCTGCCGAACACCTGGCACCAGATGTCGGTGATCCTCAGCGCCGCCAGTTGCCTGCGCTGGCTCGCCGCCGCCTGCGGCGGGGTCGACGAAGCCACCCTGCTGGCCGAGGCGGAGGCCGCCGCCGGCGACCCGCGCCTGCTCTTCCTGCCCTATCTCTCCGGCGAGCGCACGCCGCACAACGACCCGCACGCCACCGGCGCCTTCGTCGGCCTGACCCATGCCACCGGCCGCGGCGATCTCGCCCGCGCCGTGCTCGAAGGCGTCGCCTTCGCCCTCGCCGACGGCCAGGACGCCCTGCTCGCCTCGGGAACGACGATCGGCAGCGTGTCGGTGATCGGCGGCGGCGCCCGCAGCCGCTTCTGGGGACGCCTCCTCGCCAGCGCGCTCGGCCGGCCGCTGCGCTACCACCCCGACGGCGACATCGGTCCGGCATTCGGCGCCGCCCGCCTGGCGCGCCTGGCGGCGGACGGCGAGGACCCGATCGCGGTCTGCGGCGCGCCGCCGCTCGCCGCCACGGTCGCGCCCGAAACGGCGCTCGCCGACGCGTTGCACGCCCGCCGCCGCCGCTTCCGCGACCTGTACCCGGCGCTCAACCCCCGCCAGAGGACCGAGCCATGA
- the xylA gene encoding xylose isomerase produces the protein MNDRYFAVDHIAYEGPETANPLAFRWYDAERLVLGKPMAEHLRFAVCYWHTFCWPGIDMFGGETFDRPWFGGGEPMAAAARKAEVAFELFTVLGAPFFTFHDRDLAPEGDNLAATNANLDRLVEQVAAHMQRTGVRLLWGTANLFSHRRYAAGAATNPDPEVFAYAAAQVKKALEVTHQLGGANYVLWGGREGYDTLLNTDLRRERRQLARFLRLVVEHKHAIGFPGTLLIEPKPMEPTKHQYDHDAAAVHGFLLAHGLEGELKLNIEANHATLAGHSFQHELAYAVANDLLGSVDANRGDPQNGWDTDQFPNSADEAALALYTILRGGGFTSGGFNFDAKLRRQSVAADDLLHAHIGGMDAIARGLLRAARMIERGDLARAVEQRYADWDGALGRAILDGGASLADLERLVLDRGIDPRPRSGRQEMLENLVNRDAL, from the coding sequence ATGAACGACCGCTACTTCGCCGTCGACCACATCGCCTACGAGGGTCCGGAGACCGCCAACCCCCTCGCCTTCCGCTGGTACGATGCCGAGCGCCTGGTGCTCGGCAAACCGATGGCCGAGCACCTGCGCTTCGCCGTCTGCTACTGGCACACCTTCTGTTGGCCGGGCATCGACATGTTCGGCGGCGAGACCTTCGACCGCCCCTGGTTCGGCGGCGGCGAGCCGATGGCGGCGGCGGCGCGCAAGGCCGAGGTGGCCTTCGAGCTCTTCACCGTGCTCGGGGCGCCGTTCTTCACCTTCCACGATCGCGACCTGGCGCCGGAAGGCGACAACCTGGCGGCGACCAACGCCAACCTCGATCGCCTGGTCGAGCAGGTCGCCGCCCACATGCAGCGCACCGGCGTCCGCCTGCTGTGGGGCACCGCCAACCTGTTCAGCCACCGCCGCTATGCCGCCGGCGCCGCCACCAACCCCGACCCGGAGGTCTTCGCCTACGCCGCCGCGCAGGTGAAGAAGGCGCTCGAGGTGACGCACCAGCTCGGCGGCGCCAATTACGTGCTGTGGGGCGGCCGCGAGGGCTACGACACGCTGCTCAACACCGATCTGCGGCGCGAGCGCCGCCAGCTCGCGCGCTTCCTGCGCCTGGTCGTCGAGCACAAGCACGCCATCGGCTTCCCCGGCACGCTGCTCATCGAGCCCAAGCCGATGGAGCCGACCAAGCACCAGTACGACCACGACGCCGCCGCGGTGCACGGCTTCCTGCTCGCGCACGGGCTGGAGGGCGAGCTCAAGCTCAACATCGAAGCCAACCACGCCACCCTCGCCGGCCACAGCTTCCAGCACGAGCTCGCCTACGCGGTCGCCAACGACCTCCTCGGCAGCGTCGACGCCAACCGCGGCGATCCGCAGAACGGCTGGGACACCGACCAGTTCCCCAACAGCGCCGACGAGGCGGCGCTGGCGCTCTATACCATCCTGCGCGGCGGCGGCTTCACCAGCGGCGGATTCAACTTCGACGCCAAGCTGCGCCGCCAGAGCGTGGCGGCGGACGATCTCCTGCACGCGCACATCGGCGGCATGGACGCGATCGCCCGCGGCCTGCTGCGCGCCGCCCGCATGATCGAGCGCGGCGATCTCGCCCGCGCCGTCGAGCAGCGCTACGCCGATTGGGATGGCGCCCTCGGGCGCGCCATCCTCGACGGCGGCGCCTCCCTCGCCGACCTCGAGCGCCTCGTCCTCGATCGCGGCATCGACCCGCGACCCCGTTCCGGCCGCCAGGAGATGCTGGAGAACCTGGTCAACCGCGACGCGCTCTGA
- a CDS encoding alpha/beta hydrolase, with protein sequence MMRLRHARTTIALHELAHGDGLPLLVLHPLGGSSADWRQDAAAWPGRVIGVDFSGHGDSPPLPGGAYWPELLLGDADVALEQIAPAAVAGAGLGAYIALLLAGSRPQAVPAALLLPGRGLAGGGPQPDFDRPFLTGLTPSEHPPLPAGCDPLCCALDLDPRPPEYAARFAAAASRLLLLEDDAPRPPWWDAARAHGEVVRGTWAQALERLRRG encoded by the coding sequence ATGATGCGCCTGCGCCACGCCCGCACCACCATCGCGCTGCACGAGCTGGCGCACGGCGACGGCCTGCCGCTGCTCGTCCTGCATCCGCTCGGCGGCAGCAGCGCCGACTGGCGCCAGGACGCCGCGGCCTGGCCGGGGCGGGTGATCGGCGTCGACTTCAGCGGCCACGGCGATTCGCCGCCGCTGCCCGGCGGCGCCTACTGGCCGGAGCTCCTGCTCGGCGATGCCGACGTCGCGCTCGAGCAGATCGCGCCCGCCGCGGTCGCCGGCGCCGGGCTCGGCGCCTACATCGCGCTGCTGCTCGCCGGCAGCCGGCCGCAGGCGGTGCCGGCGGCGCTGCTGCTGCCCGGACGCGGCCTCGCCGGCGGCGGTCCGCAGCCGGACTTCGACCGCCCCTTCCTCACCGGGCTCACCCCGTCGGAGCATCCGCCGCTGCCGGCCGGCTGCGACCCGCTGTGCTGCGCGCTCGACCTCGACCCGCGCCCGCCCGAGTACGCCGCGCGCTTCGCCGCCGCCGCGTCCCGTCTGCTCCTCCTCGAAGACGATGCCCCGCGCCCGCCGTGGTGGGACGCGGCGCGCGCGCACGGCGAGGTCGTGCGCGGCACCTGGGCGCAGGCGCTCGAGCGGTTGCGACGCGGATGA
- a CDS encoding alpha/beta hydrolase has translation MHPPSHPAAREPEREWFLESLGLRIHVVEWGDPEAPPLLCCHGFWDHARSFASLAPLLTARFRVLAMDARGHGDSQWAGAYTWQSSIHAVVDVIRRLGRPVQLVGHSMGGGHVTDAARAVPELVRRIVNIDGFGPPPLTAEEEAGLLQRAAAFLDARRLAAQRGDWRPYPDFEQLVERRRAQNPRLALDWLRYFVFHGARPGPDGWRWKADPLLAHGFGPWRPDWIAPGYARLTQPMLAIVGSEPDTWGPLPEAIVGPRLAGVRRLDRATVAGAGHFVHMEQPAATARLILDFLEPR, from the coding sequence GTGCATCCGCCGAGCCATCCCGCGGCGCGCGAGCCGGAGCGCGAGTGGTTCCTCGAGTCGCTCGGCCTGCGCATCCACGTCGTGGAATGGGGCGATCCCGAGGCGCCGCCGCTGCTCTGCTGCCACGGCTTCTGGGATCACGCGCGCAGCTTCGCCAGCCTGGCGCCGCTGCTGACCGCGCGCTTTCGCGTCCTGGCGATGGACGCGCGCGGCCACGGCGATTCGCAGTGGGCGGGCGCCTACACGTGGCAGTCCAGCATCCACGCCGTCGTCGACGTCATCCGCCGCCTCGGGCGGCCGGTGCAACTGGTCGGACACAGCATGGGCGGCGGCCACGTCACCGACGCGGCGCGGGCGGTGCCGGAGCTGGTGCGGCGCATCGTCAACATCGACGGCTTCGGGCCGCCGCCCTTGACCGCCGAGGAGGAGGCCGGGCTGCTGCAGCGCGCCGCGGCGTTTCTCGACGCGCGCCGGCTCGCGGCGCAGCGCGGCGACTGGCGACCGTATCCCGATTTCGAGCAGCTCGTGGAGCGGCGGCGGGCGCAGAACCCGCGCCTGGCGCTCGACTGGCTGCGCTACTTCGTGTTCCACGGCGCCCGTCCGGGGCCGGACGGCTGGCGCTGGAAGGCGGATCCGTTGCTGGCGCACGGCTTCGGGCCATGGCGGCCGGACTGGATCGCGCCCGGCTACGCCCGGCTGACGCAACCGATGCTGGCGATCGTCGGCTCGGAGCCCGACACCTGGGGCCCGCTGCCGGAGGCGATCGTCGGTCCGCGCCTGGCCGGCGTGCGCCGCCTCGACCGCGCCACGGTCGCCGGCGCCGGGCACTTCGTCCACATGGAGCAGCCGGCGGCGACGGCGCGGCTGATCCTCGACTTCCTCGAGCCCCGATGA